From the genome of Leishmania donovani BPK282A1 complete genome, chromosome 12, one region includes:
- a CDS encoding serine/threonine protein phosphatase-like protein, which translates to MGCDSSKESVASNTASASSRGSRNCAEKGKGGRRTYSNGSTEVKGKSGASGAHNGGSMAGAGGTMADQSRWPTCHFCHRKVPDKDYNAHTVMCDEREVTCWNSWCRQIVRQGDLQKHLEDCGRRQKAICPKCGAEILAMEMLAHRDSCQPKPCPQCGELCITRIHKWCPKTILAKVKFINGPFATEVLQRRFLPPGKEKDPRAKLEYSVARMQLLWRWIKCKGMIEETIFRSVYKEMDLKKEGFAIFKAHDKVNEQHVMAPKRSRSVIQAPVVAPATSSHYFPVNTNAPITLHHVEQMIKDIKNRVLLPYPAAWRVFTDAMNHLNTMPNVVRVSPAVGARVSNGRVIQGCKVVVVGDLHGQIADLLHILKESGMPSESNYYVFNGDYVDRGACGVEIILILFSLMLACPKYVTLNRGNHECDYMNDEYGFDVEVSTKYDRNVFRLIQRCFCALPLATLIGGKIFVVHGGPPRRRGVSINDISRIQRFRQIPIPNYSQPEEDEIFQDMLWSDPVEDIKGWRESQRGAGVEFGSDVTMEFLENNKLELIVRSHEDCLSGYEEHHNHKLLTIFSASNYDGPNSNYGAICTFIGDNLEPSYHTYQMFEDEYDDSQVVSLTDSFALTAPNIARISSFTATIGSVGFGVNKSNFMSRVLLHRRTKDNILRELRERIYQRRHRLLAYFSKLDRTNKGSLWMIEWVESMRNVLNLDLPWYFLRGYLVEVDDHSRIWYAPFLNRFHNVLQDLWGEEWRQSVCARVLQQQRMNHRSQLVSAAFNKEVVNYNEFCSVMRAIDYTTSDCQLFQLFESFDEKGNGHISGPEFLKKVQQIANDKPDPLRWDIDAMEQLQNIVIQGRSQLPSLFRVTSRDKALSRERFMAGMAQLGRCMRKQLTQPQREAIFDFMKQRVPEGEEMTFDMFLLCVYVFDRRTVAGMKSSYSLSDLNELGLAPISFRNTSFSGSGTGR; encoded by the coding sequence ATGGGGTGCGACTCATCCAAGGAGAGCGTGGCGTCCAACACCGCGTCCGCGAGCAGCAGGGGCAGCCGCAACTGCGCCGAGAAGGGGAAAGGTGGACGACGCACTTATAGTAATGGTAGTACAGAAGTCAAAGGCAAATCGGGCGCCAGTGGTGCccacaacggcggcagcatggctggcgccggtggcacTATGGCGGATCAGAGCCGCTGGCCGACGTGCCACTTTTGCCACCGCAAGGTCCCGGACAAGGACTACAACGCCCACACTGTCATGTGCGACGAGCGTGAGGTGACGTGCTGGAACTCTTGGTGCCGCCAGATTGTGCGGCAAGGTGACCTGCAGAAGCATCTGGAGGACTGCGGGAGGCGGCAGAAGGCGATTTGCCCCAAGTGCGGTGCCGAGATCCTGGCCATGGAGATGCTGGCGCACCGGGATAGCTGCCAGCCAAAGCCGTGCCCGCAATGCGGGGAGCTATGCATCACCCGCATCCACAAGTGGTGCCCCAAGACAATCCTGGCCAAGGTGAAGTTCATCAACGGTCCTTTCGCGACGGAggttctgcagcgccgcttcttgCCGCccggaaaagagaaggaccCGAGGGCGAAGCTCGAGTATAGCGTGGCGCGGATGCAGCTTCTGTGGCGCTGGATCAAGTGCAAAGGCATGATCGAGGAGACGATCTTCCGCAGCGTGTACAAGGAGATGGACCTCAAAAAAGAGGGTTTCGCCATTTTCAAGGCTCACGACAAGGTCAACGAGCAACACGTCATGGCACCGAAGCGGTCGCGATCAGTGATTCAGGCACCAGTGGTGGCCCCAGCGACGTCCTCGCACTACTTCCCGGTGAACACCAACGCCCCTATCACCCTTCACCACGTCGAGCAGATGATCAAGGACATCAAGAACCGCGTGCTTCTGCCGTACCCGGCCGCCTGGCGCGTCTTCACCGACGCGATGAACCACCTCAACACCATGCCGAAtgtcgtgcgcgtgtcgccgGCCGTCGGGGCCCGCGTCAGCAACGGCCGCGTGATTCAGGGCTGCAAGGTAGTCGTCGTGGGTGACTTGCACGGCCAGATTGCCGACCTCCTGCATATCCTCAAGGAGAGCGGTATGCCGAGCGAGAGTAATTATTACGTCTTCAACGGCGACTACGTCGACCGCGGCGCGTGCGGTGTGGAGATCATTCTcatcctcttctccctgATGCTGGCGTGCCCCAAGTACGTCACGCTCAACCGCGGCAACCACGAGTGCGACTACATGAACGACGAGTATGGCTTCGATGTTGAGGTGAGCACCAAGTATGACCGTAACGTGTTCCGGCTTATCcagcgctgcttctgcgCCTTGCCGCTCGCCACGCTCATCGGTGGCAAGATCTTCGTCGTTCACGGCGGTCCGCCTCGGCGACGCGGGGTTAGCATCAACGATATCTCGCGTATCCAGCGCTTCCGGCAGATTCCGATCCCCAACTACTCGCAgcccgaggaggacgagatCTTCCAGGACATGCTGTGGTCCGACCCGGTAGAGGACATAAAGGGCTGGCGAGAGAGTCAGCGTGGCGCGGGCGTCGAATTCGGCTCCGACGTGACGATGGAGTTCTTGGAGAACAACAAGCTGGAGCTCATCGTACGTTCGCACGAGGATTGCCTGAGCGGGTACGAGGAGCACCATAACCACAAGCTACTGACGATCTTCTCGGCTAGCAACTACGACGGACCGAACTCGAACTACGGCGCCATCTGCACCTTCATCGGCGACAACCTGGAGCCGTCTTACCACACGTACCAGATGTTCGAGGACGAGTACGACGACTCGCAGGTGGTGAGTCTCACCGACTCTTTcgcgctgacggcgccgaACATCGCCAGGATCAGCTCCTTCACCGCTACCATCGGAAGCGTCGGCTTTGGGGTGAACAAGAGTAACTTTATGAGCCGAGttctgctgcaccgtcgcaCGAAAGACAACATTCTGcgtgagctgcgcgagcgcatctaccagcgccgccaccgccttctAGCCTACTTCTCGAAGCTCGACCGCACGAACAAGGGGTCACTGTGGATGATCGAGTGGGTGGAGTCGATGCGCAACGTACTAAACCTCGACCTGCCATGGTACTTCCTGCGTGGCTACCTCGTCGAGGTGGACGATCACTCGCGCATCTGGTACGCCCCGTTCCTGAACCGCTTCCACAACGTGCTGCAAGATCTGTGGGGTGAGGAGTGGCGGCAgtccgtgtgcgcgcgagtgctgcagcagcagcgcatgaaTCACCGCTCGCAGCTCGTTTCTGCCGCCTTCAACAAGGAGGTGGTGAACTACAACGAGTTCTGCTCTGTCATGCGCGCCATCGACTACACGACGAGCGACTGCCAACTCTTCCAGTTGTTCGAGTCGTTCGACGAGAAGGGCAACGGTCATATCAGCGGACCAGAATTCTTGAAGAAGGTACAGCAGATCGCCAACGACAAGCCCGATCCGCTCCGCTGGGACATCGATGCcatggagcagctgcagaatATCGTGATCCAGGGCCGCAGCCAGCTTCCCTCGCTGTTCCGTGTAACTTCGCGGGACAAGGCGCTGTCAAGAGAGCGCTTCATGGCCGGCATGGCGCAGCTGGGCCGTTGCATGCGCAAGCAGCTAACACAGCCACAGAGGGAGGCTATCTTTGACTTTATGAAGCAGCGCGTGccagagggggaggagatgaCTTTCGA